In Tachysurus vachellii isolate PV-2020 chromosome 10, HZAU_Pvac_v1, whole genome shotgun sequence, the following proteins share a genomic window:
- the atg2b gene encoding autophagy-related protein 2 homolog B isoform X4 → MPWPFSESIKKRACRYLLHRYLGNFLQEKLSLDQLSVDLYQGKGSLAQVPLDKWSLNEILESVDAPFEVTEGFIQAISLTVPWASLLQDNCALEVKGLEMVFRPRPRMTSGMEPMYWSSFMTSSMQLAKECLSQRLTDDLGESFQPLEGLEKFAETIETVLRRVKVTFLDTVLKIEHVPENSKTGVALEMRIKRMVYCDEAVEEGSSVNIHQPTTFAHKNLTLEGANVFWDEFCETSRTSVKSSPTQSETEPKLSPSWNPKIICEPHPQFTEPVCASTPFEPVQVGCLSGKLELSLVLKQNEAMPGAKLDIEGQIDSLILLLSPRQVHMLLDMFGVFSSTAGQKWSGLTKDRKSRPMQQEDEYRLHMELNRCLKKETMTAGAEQDLFESHTTRTVSSRAEDVFFSMADMDMSHSLSSLPPLGDPPTVDLDLSLNSNYSTSLGESPSGNADTVWDEYLDMPKQKEKQSHETPLFSRDPQCPHNLPRQTSHMSKGHCDESRPELVFRLTVGNLCLSVLHIDPLPPPDSTRSSLAPMASEFFHMMANDQLHLRGFLQARALFDQACPHDHLRFIGQELKVTYEHCQGSSLRTLSTDLSLKRMELLECLYPSENHGSTVQSGVQYTELLTFDVATSCDSPAQSCLHLFYKLTERRGPQGGQVRLSAMPRKAEFQVELGNARSECDISIVDRLHSLLQPQKLATTETMASHMYTSYNKHVSLHKAFAEVFLEDSRSPAHCLVAVSVNAPHLVLVVRFPIPDLRSDQERGPWFKKSLQKEVLRLELEDLELKTELSGNSSPEQTKIELIFKELSGTFQHDKDQFASRFLRVSHTMEENMTSSDSGKFDWPRVVLKVNPMVVHSILERVTAEEEEAGAEGHSQEEEEEEEGAAHSLKDVCDFGKPEPSPFSSRRVMYENEEMVIPGDVMEMTEFQEKTMSNSRYILELSFPNVQISLPNKTFYEKLNNRINNDLLLWEPTAPSPVETVESMPYGGGLSVASQLINTYSKESFSQFRSLGPEDESGSEEETLPYYTPTELGYRNMKKRKNKMQSKNSQSLFSFLLSVNHCLISLQTEAKQSDKGVLKNKHGEFWMEVKNGVVFGVTQYEGYKDQHYVCFHTSAISLYHQGTVEGDVPVWDVKLPCRMRPHWLEPVLYVCESAAERASPSEGLNVEPQSMLSLALKISSQSVERNVKEFLLAVGVRGATFQHRVVPTSLGWYDQIVDFLNVTDEPVLGYTPPSYLTTLHLHLWSCSLDYRPLYLPVRSLLTVETFSISSSVSLDHSSSCLRIILDEAALFLSDKSNAVSVNLARDYVQVVDMGTLELRITAVKTGIDGERVSLTDPRFELRCSSDVIHIRTCSDSCAALMNLIQYIASYGDLFPPSRMESKAGSTKQRAKMESLSKPQSHGPLLPDAEQQMLQDLMSDAMEETDSLQSHTLQPNGVHVDQTSDQDPPLSDLFLFPDESGSVGQDACQAYPILHSPLISPPCPSTHHDSDDFCILDTPGSRALGRDEEPVVKKLTTEPIVVLDNHFNEPLQGSTSSRGPMNFPVPEVRYLVKEISVIWHLYGGKDFGSGSLSSSPARSKGCTPHSSPSQTPVRQARSGSRSGGGWARNPDVLMEIQLSKVRFQHEVYPLMGPETSTLSEQPVSRQIFSVQDLEIRDRLASSMMNKFLYLYSSKEMPRKAHSNMLTVRVLHMRPEAGQAPQECCLRVSLMPLRLNIDQDALFFLKDFFTCLATEVEMFSPPEQEVLCVSMKKPSGPEVACTFAKSSGAAGHGTAPIISVPTQTSASQNGLEPSATSYTDQPIFFREFRFTSEVPIRLDYHGKHMAMEQGTFAGIVIGLTQLNCSELKLRRLCYRQGLLGVDKLFSYAINEWLSDIKKNQLPGLLGGVGPIHSLVQLVQGIRDLVWLPIEQYRKDGRIVRGFQRGTASFGTSTAMAALELTNRMVRTIQAAAETAYDMVAPVIDERECKKVKRYSHFRLAHQPVDLREGVAKAYSVVKEGITDTALTIYDTATREHEQRGMTGAVGGVLRQLPPAVVKPLIVATEATSNVLGGMRNQIHPDARQEESQKWRLGEE, encoded by the exons ATGCCGTGGCCTTTCTCAGAGTCCATTAAAAAGCGGGCCTGCAGGTACCTGTTGCATCGGTACTTAGGCAATTTCCTCCAAGAAAAACTGAGCTTGGACCAACTTAGCGTGGACCTCTACCAAGGCAAAGGTTCACTTGCACAAGTGCCCCTGGATAAATGG TCATTGAATGAGATACTGGAGTCAGTGGATGCTCCATTTGAAGTGACTGAGGGCTTCATCCAGGCCATTTCCCTCACTGTACCATGGGCCTCATTGCTTCAGGACAACTGTGCTCTGGAAGTCAAAGGCTTGGAAATGGTTTTCAGGCCAAGGCCTCGCATGA CATCTGGTATGGAGCCTATGTACTGGTCTAGCTTCATGACTAGCAGTATGCAGCTGGCAAAGGAATGTCTGAGTCAGAGACTAACCGATGACCTGGGTGAAAGTTTTCAACCTCTGGAGGGTTTAGAGAAATTTGCTGAAACAATTGAGACAG TATTGAGAAGAGTCAAGGTCACATTTTTGGATACAGTTCTAAAGATTGAACATGTTCCAGAAAATTCCAAAACAGGAGTCGCCCTTGAAATGAGAATCAAAAG GATGGTTTACTGTGATGAAGCTGTTGAAGAGGGCTCAAGTGTAAACATCCACCAACCCACAACATTTGCACACAAAAACCTGACACTGGAAGGTGCAAATGTTTTCTGGGATGAGTTTTGTGAGACCTCCCGTACAAGTGTCAAGTCTTCCCCCACTCAGTCG GAAACTGAACCTAAATTATCCCCAAGCTGGAATCCAAAAATTATCTGTGAGCCTCACCCACAGTTCACAGAGCCCGTATGTGCCAGCACACCTTTTGAACCTGTGCAGGTGGGCTGCCTTAGTGGCAAACTGGAGCTGTCCCTGGTCCTGAAGCAGAATGAAGCCATGCCTGGAGCCAAG CTGGACATTGAAGGGCAGATTGATTCACTGATCTTGCTGCTTTCTCCACGGCAAGTCCACATGCTACTGGATATGTTTGGAGTCTTCTCTAGCACAG CAGGGCAAAAATGGTCTGGGTTGACTAAGGACAGAAAGAGTCGTCCCATGCAGCAGGAAGATGAGTACCGTCTCCACATGGAGCTTAACCGCTGCTTAAAAAAGGAGACAATGACTGCTGGTGCTGAACAGGACTTATTTGAAAGCCATACCACTAGGACAGTATCAAGTAGAG CAGAAGATGTATTTTTCTCCATGGCTGACATGGACATGTCACACAGCCTATCATCACTGCCCCCTCTTGGAGACCCACCCACTGTAGACCTGGATCTGTCTCTTAACAGCAACTACTCCACCTCTCTGGGGGAGTCGCCCTCTGGCAATGCAGAT ACTGTGTGGGATGAGTACCTGGATATGCCTAAACAAAAGGAGAAGCAAAGTCACGAAACACCATTGTTCTCTAGAGACCCTCAGTGCCCTCATAACCTGCCCAGACAGACCT CTCATATGTCTAAGGGCCACTGTGATGAGTCCAGGCCTGAGCTGGTTTTCAGGCTAACAGTGGGCaatctctgcctgtctgtgctGCACATCGATCCTCTCCCACCCCCAGATTCAACTCGCAGCTCTCTTGCACCAATGGCCTCTGAATTTTTCCACATGATGGCTAATGATCAGCTACATCTAAGAGGGTTCCTCCAAGCACGAGCTCTTTTTGACCAGGCCTGCCCACATGACCATCTCAG GTTTATAGGTCAGGAGTTAAAGGTAACATATGAGCATTGCCAAGGCTCCAGTCTGCGCACTCTCAGCACGGATCTGTCACTGAAGAGAATGGAGTTGCTGGAATGCCTTTATCCCTCAGAGAATCACGGTAGCACTGTGCAGAGTGGTGTGCAGTACACAGAG CTCTTAACATTTGACGTTGCTACCAGCTGTGATTCCCCTGCGCAAAGTTGTCTTCATTTGTTCTACAAGTTAACAGAACGCAGAGGTCCACAG GGCGGGCAGGTGCGTCTGAGTGCTATGCCCCGTAAAGCAGAGTTTCAGGTGGAGCTGGGCAATGCTCGCTCAGAGTGTGACATCAGTATCGTGGACCGCCTACACTCCCTACTTCAGCCACAGAAACTGGCTACCACAGAAACCATGGCCTCTCACATGTATACATCCTATAACAAGCATGTTAGCCTT CACAAGGCTTTTGCGGAGGTCTTTTTGGAGGATAGCCGCAGTCCCGCACACTGTTTGGTGGCGGTGTCTGTAAATGCTCCTCATCTTGTGCTAGTGGTACGGTTCCCTATCCCAGACCTGCGCTCAGATCAGGAGAGGGGCCCTTGGTTCAAAAAATCTCTGCAAAAGGAGGTGTTACGCTTAGAGCTGGAAGACTTGGAGCTCAAAACTGAACTGAGTGGAAATAGTTCACCTGAGCAGACCAAGATAGAACTTATCTTTAAGGAGCTCAGTG GTACATTTCAGCATGACAAAGATCAATTTGCATCCAGGTTCTTACGTGTGTCACATACTATGGAGGAGAACATGACCTCTTCTGACAGTGGCAAATTTGATTGGCCTAG AGTGGTCCTGAAGGTCAACCCCATGGTTGTGCACTCCATATTGGAGCGGGTTACGGCTGAAGAGGAGGAAGCAGGGGCTGAAGGACATTcgcaggaggaagaggaagaggaagaaggagcTGCCCACTCTTTGAaggatgtgtgtgattttgGTAAACCTGAGCCATCCCCCTTTTCCTCAAGACGTGTTATGTATGAGAATGAAGAG ATGGTCATCCCCGGAGATGTAATGGAAATGACAGAATTCCAGGAGAAAACCATGAGCAATTCTCGTTACATTCTTGAACTGTCATTCCCCAATGTGCAAATATCATTACCTAATAAGACCTTCTATGAGAAACTAAACAACAG GATAAATAATGACCTGCTGTTATGGGAGCCTACAGCCCCATCACCTGTGGAGACAGTGGAGAGCATGCCGTATGGGGGTGGCCTCTCTGTAGCCAGCCAGCTTATTAATACCTACAGCAAGGAGAGCTTCAGTCAGTTCAGATCTCTTGGCCCTGAAG ATGAAAGTGGTTCAGAAGAGGAGACTCTACCATACTACACTCCAACTGAGCTGGGCTATAGGAAcatgaagaaaaggaagaataaGATGCAGTCTAAGAACTCTCAGAGCCTGTTCTCTTTTCTGCTATCTGTCAATCACTGCCTTATATCATTGCAAACAGAGGCTAAG CAATCAGATAAAGGTGTGCTGAAGAATAAACATGGGGAGTTCTGGATGGAGGTGAAGAATGGAGTTGTTTTTGGTGTGACACAGTACGAGGGTTATAAAGACCAGCACTATGTCTGTTTCCATACATCTGCAATCTCTCTTTATCACCAAG GCACAGTAGAAGGAGATGTCCCTGTGTGGGATGTAAAGTTGCCCTGCAGGATGCGTCCTCACTGGTTGGAGCctgtgttgtatgtatgtgagtcAGCGGCAGAAAGAGCGTCTCCCTCAGAAGGACTGAATGTGGAGCCTCAGAGTATGCTCTCACTTGCCCTCAAGATTTCTTCTCAAAGTGTTGAACGCAATGTAaag GAGTTTTTGCTTGCTGTTGGAGTCAGAGGAGCTACATTTCAGCATCGAGTTGTGCCCACTAGTCTGGGTTGGTACGATCAG ATAGTAGACTTTCTGAACGTGACAGATGAGCCTGTGCTTGGCTATACACCTCCATCCTATCTTACAACCCTTCACCTACATCTATGGAGCTGCTCCCTGGATTACAG GCCATTGTATCTGCCTGTGAGATCTCTGCTCACAGTGGAGACCTTTAGTATCTCCAGCAGTGTGTCTTTGGATCATTCCTCCTCCTGTCTCCG AATCATTCTTGATGAAGCAGCGCTGTTTCTGTCCGACAAAAGTAATGCGGTGTCTGTCAACCTAGCCCGAG ACTATGTGCAGGTGGTTGATATGGGAACATTAGAGCTGAGGATCACAGCTGTCAAAACTGGCATAGATGGGGAGAGAGTAAGTCTT ACAGACCCGAGGTTTGAGCTGCGCTGCTCAAGCGATGTCATTCACATTCGGACCTGCTCAGACTCTTGTGCTGCACTCATGAATCTCATCCAGTATATTGCCAGCTATGGAGACCTGTTTCCCCCATCCAGGATGGAGAGCAAGGCTGGCAGCACCAAACAAAGAGCAAAg ATGGAGTCACTGAGCAAGCCCCAGTCCCATGGTCCCCTGCTTCCAGATGCTGAGCAGCAGATGCTGCAAGATCTGATGAGTGATGCCATGGAGGAAACCGACTCGCTGCAGAGTCACACCTTACAGCCCAATG GTGTACATGTGGATCAGACAAGTGATCAAGACCCACCACTTTCTGATCTCTTCCTCTTTCCTGATGAGAGTGGCAGTGTGGGACAGGATGCTTGTCAAGCCTACCCCATACTGCATTCACCCCTTATCTCACCACCTTGCCCTAGCACACACCATGACTCTGATGACTTCTGCATCTTGGACACACCAGGCTCTCGTGCATTG GGAAGGGATGAAGAGCCAGTGGTAAAGAAGCTGACAACCGAGCCCATTGTGGTGTTGGACAACCATTTTAATGAGCCTCTACAGGGAAGCACATCCAGCAGGGGCCCAATGAACTTCCCTGTGCCTGAAGTCAGGTACCTGGTTAAGGAGATTTCTGTGATCTGGCACCTTTACGGAGGAAAGGACTTTGGCAGCGGATCCCTCTCATCTTCTCCGGCCCGCAGTAAAGG GTGTACTCCTCATAGTTCTCCCTCCCAAACACCAGTAAGACAGGCTCGCAGTGGCTCCCGCTCTGGGGGGGGTTGGGCCAGGAATCCAGATGTGTTGATGGAGATCCAACTCAGCAAG GTACGGTTCCAACATGAAGTCTACCCTCTGATGGGCCCTGAGACAAGCACACTGTCTGAACAGCCTGTGTCCAGGCAGATATTCTCAGTGCAAGACCTGGAGATTCGAGACAGACTGGCCTCCTCCATGATGAACAAGTTTCTTTATCTGTACTCCAGCAAAGAGATGCCCAGGAAAGCTCACTCCAACATG CTAACAGTCAGAGTATTGCACATGCGTCCAGAGGCAGGTCAGGCTCCACAAGAGTGCTGCCTTCGTGTTTCTCTGATGCCACTTCGTCTCAACATTGACCAG GATGCTTTGTTCTTTCTGAAGGATTTCTTCACGTGTCTGGCTACAGAGGTCGAGATGTTCTCCCCACCAGAACAGGAAG TATTGTGTGTTTCCATGAAAAAGCCCTCTGGTCCAGAGGTAGCATGCACATTTGCTAAATCCAGTGGAGCAGCAGGTCACGGCACTGCACCAATCATATCTGTGCCCACCCAAACCTCCGCCAGTCAAAACGGCCTTGAGCCATCTGCCACATCTTATACTGACCAGCCTATTTTCTTTAG AGAGTTCAGGTTCACTTCTGAGGTTCCAATCCGACTGGATTATCATGGGAAACACATGGCCATGGAGCAG GGTACTTTTGCTGGCATAGTAATTGGACTAACGCAGCTGAACTGCTCTGAGCTCAAACTGCGGAGACTCTGCTACAGACAAGG ACTTTTGGGTGTAGATAAGCTCTTTTCTTATGCCATTAATGAGTGGCTCAGTGATATTAAAAAGAACCAGTTGCCTGGACTGCTTGGTGGGGTGGGACCCATACACTCCTTGGTGCAGCTTG TCCAGGGCATTAGGGATCTAGTGTGGCTGCCTATAGAGCAATATCGGAAGGATGGACGGATAGTGCGAGGATTTCAGCGAGGTACTGCCTCATTCGGGACCTCCACTGCAATGGCAGCCCTGGAGCTTACCAATCGCATGGTGCGAACTATCCAG GCAGCTGCAGAAACTGCGTATGACATGGTGGCTCCAGTGATAGATGAGAGAGAATGCAAAAAGGTCAAACGATACTCACATTTTCGATTGGCGCATCAGCCTGTGGACCTCCGAGAAGGTGTAGCCAAGGCATACAGTGTAGTGAAAGAG GGCATCACAGACACGGCTTTAACGATTTACGACACAGCCACCCGTGAGCATGAGCAGAGGGGAATGACCGGTGCAGTGGGTGGAGTCTTACGCCAGCTGCCTCCTGCTGTTGTTAAACCTTTAATTGTTGCTACAGAAGCCACCTCCAATGTACTAGGAGGCATGAGGAACCAGATTCACCCAGATGCTCGCCAGGAGGAATCACAGAAATGGCGTCTGGGAGAAGAGTAA